In Kordia antarctica, the following proteins share a genomic window:
- a CDS encoding GatB/YqeY domain-containing protein translates to MGLQQDIMTALKTAMKAKDQTALAALRAVKSEILLAQTKSGAKEELSEEEEIKLLQKLVKQRKDSAAIFTEQNRPDLVEPEVAQAAIIEQFLPEQLTAEEIEKVVVMTIDDLGASGMKDMGKVMGIVSKELAGQADGKTISTIIKAKLLN, encoded by the coding sequence ATGGGATTACAACAAGATATAATGACGGCTCTTAAAACGGCTATGAAAGCCAAAGATCAAACTGCTTTAGCGGCTTTGCGCGCTGTAAAGTCTGAAATATTATTGGCACAAACAAAAAGTGGTGCTAAAGAAGAATTGTCTGAAGAAGAAGAGATTAAGTTGTTGCAAAAATTAGTAAAGCAACGTAAAGATAGCGCGGCTATTTTTACGGAGCAAAACAGACCTGACTTGGTGGAACCAGAAGTAGCTCAGGCGGCAATTATAGAGCAATTTTTGCCAGAACAATTAACAGCAGAAGAAATAGAAAAAGTAGTGGTGATGACTATTGATGATCTTGGTGCTTCAGGAATGAAAGACATGGGAAAAGTGATGGGAATTGTTTCGAAAGAATTGGCTGGACAAGCTGATGGAAAGACTATTTCTACAATTATAAAAGCAAAATTATTGAATTAA
- the ftsA gene encoding cell division protein FtsA, translated as MENNNIAVGLDIGTTKIVAMIGRKNEYGKLEILGVGKSKSLGVHRGVVNNITQTIQSIQQAVQEAESVSDYKISEVVVGIAGQHIRSLQHSDYITRSNADEVINEEDIDLLINQVYKLVMLPGEEIIHVLPQEYKVDGQAEIKEPIGMYGGRLEANFHVVVGQVSSIRNIGRCVKSSGLGLAGITLEPLASANAVLSQEEKEAGVALIDIGGGTTDLAIFKDGIIRHTAVIPFGGNVITEDIKEGCSIIEKQAELLKIKFGSAWPGENKDNEIVSIPGLRGREPKEITLKNLSKIIHARVVEIIEQAYLEIKNYGHEEQKKKLIAGIVLTGGGSQLNHLKQLAEYITGMDTRIGYPNEHLAGDSDTEMASPLYATAVGLVMNAVENQSKAIIEEEIVEPPTEAISDGESSINDDTEHTAPIQSEPKKERKSIFEKWADKLKDFLDNAE; from the coding sequence ATGGAAAACAATAATATCGCAGTAGGATTAGACATAGGAACCACGAAAATCGTGGCAATGATTGGGCGAAAAAATGAATACGGAAAGCTCGAAATTCTTGGAGTTGGAAAATCCAAGAGTTTGGGTGTGCATCGTGGTGTCGTAAATAATATTACACAAACGATTCAATCTATACAACAAGCAGTACAAGAAGCCGAAAGTGTTTCTGATTATAAGATAAGTGAAGTTGTGGTTGGAATTGCAGGACAACACATTCGTAGTTTACAACACAGCGATTATATTACGCGCAGCAATGCAGATGAAGTTATAAATGAAGAAGATATTGACTTACTCATCAATCAAGTATATAAATTAGTAATGCTTCCTGGTGAAGAAATTATTCATGTGCTTCCGCAAGAATATAAAGTGGATGGACAAGCCGAAATTAAAGAGCCAATTGGAATGTACGGCGGACGACTGGAAGCAAATTTTCATGTAGTTGTCGGGCAAGTTTCTTCGATTCGAAATATTGGAAGATGCGTAAAAAGTTCTGGATTAGGCTTAGCTGGAATTACCTTAGAACCTTTAGCATCTGCCAATGCAGTATTAAGTCAGGAAGAAAAAGAAGCAGGCGTTGCATTGATTGATATTGGAGGTGGAACCACAGATTTGGCAATTTTTAAAGACGGAATCATTCGCCATACGGCAGTAATTCCATTTGGTGGAAATGTTATTACAGAAGATATTAAAGAAGGCTGTTCTATTATAGAAAAGCAAGCGGAATTACTGAAAATAAAATTTGGATCTGCTTGGCCAGGCGAAAATAAAGATAACGAAATTGTGTCGATTCCAGGATTACGTGGAAGAGAACCAAAAGAGATTACATTGAAAAATCTCTCAAAAATAATTCATGCACGAGTTGTTGAAATCATAGAACAAGCGTACTTAGAAATTAAGAACTACGGACATGAAGAACAAAAGAAAAAACTAATTGCAGGAATTGTGCTTACAGGTGGCGGAAGTCAGTTGAATCACTTAAAGCAATTGGCAGAATACATTACAGGGATGGATACCAGAATTGGCTATCCAAACGAACATTTGGCAGGCGATTCGGATACAGAAATGGCGAGTCCATTATATGCAACGGCTGTCGGACTTGTAATGAATGCAGTAGAAAACCAATCAAAAGCTATCATTGAAGAAGAAATTGTGGAACCACCTACAGAAGCAATTTCAGACGGAGAATCGTCTATTAATGATGACACAGAACATACCGCTCCAATACAATCGGAACCAAAAAAAGAACGAAAATCGATCTTTGAAAAATGGGCCGATAAGTTGAAAGATTTTTTAGATAACGCAGAATAA
- a CDS encoding cell division protein FtsQ/DivIB — protein sequence MEINWNLIKGLIIATVLVFLYAFSANRNAKRIIENPDVKYLDGGEYFITRSMVNKLLIQNVDSVTNIRKDQLDLDILEERLRANEMIQDAEVYLSVNGTLGAKIKQRTPIARIATKDSYYIDSEGKAMPLSKVSAARVPFVEGKVDKKELKNIYVLTKYIAEDDFLKKNVITIVQNENKTFDLKLRTNDFIVQFGNIEHMEKKVNNLKAFYKKAVKDKTLNDYAKVDLKFTNQVVCTKK from the coding sequence TTGGAAATTAATTGGAACCTCATAAAAGGATTAATAATCGCAACAGTTTTAGTCTTTCTGTATGCCTTTTCGGCGAATAGAAATGCGAAGCGTATTATTGAAAATCCGGATGTGAAATACCTTGATGGAGGAGAATATTTCATTACGCGCTCGATGGTTAATAAATTGTTAATACAAAATGTTGATAGTGTTACGAACATACGAAAAGATCAGTTAGATTTGGATATTCTAGAGGAACGTTTACGCGCGAATGAAATGATTCAAGATGCAGAAGTGTATCTGTCTGTAAATGGGACTCTTGGTGCAAAAATTAAACAGCGAACACCAATAGCACGTATCGCAACAAAAGACTCTTATTATATAGATTCTGAAGGGAAAGCGATGCCTTTGTCCAAAGTTTCTGCTGCTCGTGTTCCATTTGTGGAAGGAAAAGTAGATAAAAAGGAGCTGAAAAATATATATGTGTTGACAAAATACATAGCCGAAGATGATTTTCTGAAAAAGAACGTGATCACCATTGTACAAAACGAAAACAAGACATTTGATCTAAAATTGAGAACGAATGATTTCATCGTACAATTTGGCAACATTGAACATATGGAAAAGAAGGTGAATAATTTGAAAGCGTTTTATAAAAAAGCTGTAAAAGACAAAACGTTGAATGATTATGCGAAAGTTGATTTAAAATTTACCAATCAAGTAGTTTGCACCAAAAAATAA
- a CDS encoding FtsW/RodA/SpoVE family cell cycle protein, giving the protein MKTIFKNIKGDRALWAVVALLALFSFLPVYSASSNLAYLYGDGSTLKFLIKHASHLFLGFAIIYGVHKMPYHYFRGLSLIMLPIVLFFLIYTLAQGGTIGGANASRWMRIPFVGFKFQTSTLASVVLMIYVARYLSRIKDKVVTFKATILPLWIPVFLVVGLILPANFSTAGIIFSMVLMLCFLGGYPWKYLLGIIGVGALSLTMFILAAKAFPNAFPNRVDTWVNRIDNFVSGEKSEANYQIERAKIAIASGGIVGVGAGKSVMKNLLPQSSSDFIYAIIVEEYGLVGALSLLFLYLLLLFRLVIVAHKADTIFGKLLAIGVGLPIVFQALINMAVAVELFPVTGQTLPLISSGGTSIWMTCLAIGIVLSVSAKREEIMEQEEKDENPLAVLSETL; this is encoded by the coding sequence ATGAAAACCATCTTTAAAAACATAAAAGGAGATAGAGCGCTTTGGGCAGTAGTTGCCTTGTTAGCGTTGTTCTCGTTTTTGCCGGTATACAGCGCAAGTAGCAACTTGGCGTACTTATACGGAGATGGAAGCACCTTGAAATTTCTTATAAAACACGCATCACATTTATTTTTAGGATTTGCCATCATTTATGGGGTTCACAAAATGCCGTATCACTATTTCAGAGGTTTATCGCTTATAATGTTGCCAATAGTTTTGTTCTTTTTGATCTACACATTAGCGCAAGGAGGAACCATTGGAGGCGCAAATGCAAGTCGTTGGATGCGAATTCCTTTTGTAGGATTTAAATTCCAAACTTCAACGTTGGCAAGTGTTGTATTAATGATTTATGTTGCCAGATATTTATCAAGAATCAAAGACAAAGTAGTCACATTCAAAGCAACGATTTTACCACTTTGGATTCCTGTTTTTTTAGTAGTTGGATTGATACTTCCTGCAAATTTTTCCACAGCGGGAATTATATTTTCAATGGTATTAATGTTATGTTTTTTGGGAGGTTATCCGTGGAAATACCTCTTGGGAATTATTGGCGTAGGCGCGTTAAGTTTAACAATGTTTATTTTGGCAGCGAAAGCATTTCCAAATGCATTTCCAAACCGAGTTGATACTTGGGTAAATCGAATTGACAATTTCGTTAGTGGAGAAAAATCAGAAGCAAACTATCAAATAGAACGTGCAAAAATAGCCATTGCAAGTGGCGGAATCGTCGGAGTTGGCGCAGGAAAAAGTGTCATGAAAAACCTATTACCACAAAGTTCATCAGATTTTATCTATGCAATTATTGTTGAAGAATATGGTTTAGTCGGCGCCTTATCGTTACTATTTTTATATCTATTATTACTATTTCGACTTGTCATTGTCGCCCACAAGGCAGATACGATATTTGGTAAATTACTCGCTATTGGCGTTGGATTGCCAATCGTATTTCAAGCACTTATAAACATGGCAGTTGCAGTAGAATTATTTCCTGTCACAGGGCAAACATTACCATTAATAAGTAGTGGAGGAACTTCTATTTGGATGACATGTTTAGCAATCGGAATCGTATTAAGCGTAAGCGCAAAACGAGAAGAAATCATGGAGCAAGAAGAAAAAGATGAAAATCCGTTGGCGGTATTGAGTGAAACACTCTAA
- the murG gene encoding undecaprenyldiphospho-muramoylpentapeptide beta-N-acetylglucosaminyltransferase — translation MNKQSYKIILSGGGTGGHIYPAIAIANELKKRYPESEFLFVGAQDRMEMEKVPQAGFKIEGLWISGLQRSLSLKNMMFPFKVVHSLWKSRKIVKKFKPDVVIGTGGFASGPVLKVASGRKIPALIQEQNSYAGITNKLLGKQVQKICVAYDNMERFFPKGKLIKTGNPVRQDLLEIKSKRTEAKAFFQLQEGVKTILIIGGSLGARRINQLIENELDFFKEQNVQLIWQCGKFYYEEYKKHNVLAHVQVHQFINKMDLAYAAADIIISRAGASSVSELCIVGKPVIFIPSPNVAEDHQTKNALAITEKGAGMLIREKQLDEQFETRFKELIQSEKMQTDLGNEIKKLALPDATARIVDEVEKLLKK, via the coding sequence ATGAACAAGCAATCATATAAAATCATTCTCTCAGGAGGCGGAACAGGAGGACATATTTATCCTGCGATTGCGATTGCGAACGAATTAAAAAAACGCTATCCCGAATCGGAGTTTCTATTTGTTGGTGCGCAAGACCGAATGGAAATGGAAAAAGTGCCGCAAGCAGGTTTCAAAATAGAAGGTTTGTGGATTTCTGGATTGCAGCGAAGCTTGAGTTTAAAAAATATGATGTTTCCGTTTAAAGTAGTTCATAGTTTGTGGAAATCACGGAAAATTGTCAAAAAATTTAAGCCAGATGTTGTGATTGGAACTGGCGGATTTGCAAGCGGGCCAGTATTAAAAGTTGCTTCTGGTAGAAAAATTCCAGCGTTGATTCAAGAGCAGAATTCTTATGCGGGAATCACAAACAAACTCTTGGGAAAGCAAGTGCAAAAAATATGTGTTGCGTATGATAACATGGAGCGTTTCTTCCCGAAAGGGAAACTAATCAAAACAGGAAACCCTGTGCGACAAGATTTATTAGAAATAAAAAGTAAACGAACGGAAGCAAAAGCATTCTTTCAATTGCAAGAAGGTGTAAAAACTATCTTAATTATTGGTGGAAGTTTAGGTGCAAGAAGAATTAATCAGCTCATTGAAAATGAACTCGATTTTTTCAAAGAACAAAACGTTCAACTCATTTGGCAATGCGGAAAATTCTATTACGAGGAATATAAGAAACACAACGTATTGGCGCATGTGCAAGTGCATCAATTTATAAATAAAATGGACTTGGCGTACGCTGCTGCAGATATTATAATCTCACGTGCAGGCGCAAGTTCGGTTTCGGAATTATGCATTGTGGGAAAACCTGTAATTTTCATTCCGTCACCAAATGTTGCAGAAGATCATCAAACTAAAAATGCGTTGGCAATCACAGAAAAAGGCGCAGGAATGTTGATTCGTGAAAAACAACTCGATGAACAATTTGAAACACGTTTTAAAGAGTTAATTCAGTCTGAAAAAATGCAAACTGATTTAGGCAATGAAATCAAAAAATTAGCATTACCAGATGCAACTGCAAGAATTGTTGATGAAGTAGAAAAATTATTAAAGAAGTAA
- the murC gene encoding UDP-N-acetylmuramate--L-alanine ligase: MNLKNIHTIYFIGIGGIGMSALARYFKFNNKNVAGYDKKKTEITNALEALGIQVSTNDNVAEIPAKYLNKENTIIIYTPAISSSHTELTYFRENDFKIYKRAEVLGLITKDTFCLAVAGTHGKTTTSSILGHLLAECEVDVTAFLGGIAENYNSNLILKGTEITVVEADEFDRSFLQLSPDIACITSTDADHLDIYGEKEALQDSFVEFTKRIKPNGTLFVHEDIELDGITYGFKETSDYHIKNIRIQNGSYVFDIVTPTAIVIAIQFHLPGRHNLLNGLVAFAMAEKIGTPTDCLAKALGTFKGVKRRFSYQIKTDDFVFVDDYAHHPTEINALHQAVREMYPTKKVTIIFQPHLFSRTKDFADEFAESLAQFDEIILLEIYPAREKPLEGITSSWLLNKIKNDQKQLLTKENLINHVANIKTDILLTVGAGDIGEEVVKIKNLYTVGN, encoded by the coding sequence ATGAATTTAAAAAATATACATACCATTTATTTTATAGGCATTGGCGGAATCGGCATGTCAGCGTTGGCGCGCTATTTCAAATTCAACAATAAAAATGTAGCAGGTTACGACAAAAAGAAAACTGAAATTACCAATGCGTTAGAAGCACTCGGAATTCAGGTTTCAACGAATGATAATGTTGCTGAAATTCCTGCGAAATATCTCAACAAAGAAAATACAATTATCATTTATACACCAGCAATTTCAAGTTCGCACACGGAATTGACGTATTTCAGAGAAAATGATTTTAAAATATATAAAAGAGCAGAAGTTTTAGGCTTGATTACAAAAGACACGTTTTGTTTGGCAGTTGCAGGAACGCACGGAAAAACCACCACATCAAGTATTTTGGGACATTTATTAGCAGAATGTGAAGTTGATGTTACGGCTTTTTTAGGTGGAATTGCAGAAAATTACAATTCCAACTTAATCCTAAAAGGAACAGAAATTACGGTTGTAGAAGCAGACGAGTTTGATCGTTCGTTTTTACAGCTTTCGCCAGATATAGCTTGCATTACATCAACCGATGCGGATCATTTGGATATTTACGGCGAAAAAGAAGCGTTGCAAGATTCGTTTGTAGAATTTACAAAAAGAATCAAACCCAACGGAACATTATTTGTACACGAAGATATTGAGTTGGATGGAATCACTTACGGATTCAAAGAAACATCTGATTATCACATAAAAAACATACGCATTCAAAACGGATCGTATGTGTTTGACATTGTCACGCCTACCGCAATTGTAATAGCCATACAATTTCATTTGCCAGGACGGCACAATTTGTTAAACGGTCTCGTAGCTTTCGCGATGGCGGAGAAAATAGGAACCCCAACCGACTGCCTCGCTAAAGCTTTGGGAACATTTAAAGGTGTGAAAAGGCGTTTTTCATATCAAATAAAAACGGATGATTTTGTATTTGTAGACGATTATGCGCATCATCCGACGGAAATAAACGCGTTGCATCAGGCAGTTCGTGAAATGTATCCAACTAAAAAAGTGACGATTATATTTCAGCCGCATCTTTTTAGCAGAACGAAAGATTTTGCAGATGAATTTGCAGAAAGTTTGGCGCAATTTGATGAAATTATTCTCTTAGAGATTTATCCCGCAAGGGAAAAACCACTAGAAGGAATTACGTCAAGTTGGTTATTAAATAAAATAAAAAACGATCAAAAACAGTTATTAACAAAAGAAAATTTAATCAATCATGTCGCTAACATAAAAACCGATATTTTATTGACAGTTGGCGCAGGCGATATTGGAGAAGAAGTAGTAAAAATTAAAAATTTATATACCGTTGGAAATTAA
- the ftsZ gene encoding cell division protein FtsZ has translation MSSNTEFGNISFDLPKNQSNVIKVIGVGGGGSNAINHMFQQGIKGVDFFICNTDSQALQNSTVPNKIQLGVSLTEGLGAGANPEVGEKAALESIEDISTMLDTNTKMIFITAGMGGGTGTGAAPVIAKLAKDKDILTVGIVTIPFKFEGKMRNAQARIGVEKLRSHVDSLIVINNDKLREVYGNLGFKAGFSKADEVLATASRGIAEVITHHYTQNIDLRDAKTVLSNSGTAIMGSANASGANRASEAIMKALDSPLLNDNKIAGAKNVLLLIVSGSEEITIDEIGEINDHIQTEAGGGANIIMGVGEDETLEDAVSVTIIATGFDIDQQDEIVNTESKKVIHTLEDEQTAVHNLTPKTTSVVTPTIPQKPVGDVAPKKAEVVRHTLVDDSATLNLIPTSEIIKNMSVIYDEVKAPIAQDDFIITTMTDKINAIEVNDPEFVVAAEIEEENQITFSFDMPLAKPVAEKTPEKEDLIKFELTSEDVNAMEVTDHVEVVSVTEVHDKGVTRYSLDDYMEEEPAVEKNISKVAEDGIVFEKKIVEDSITKKEDSDEGNPFNSSIEESLKSRVDERRRKLKEFNYKFNNNVSRIDEIEKQPAYKRAGVELDETKSSDNASRTSLGTDSNDDMQLRSNNSFLHDNVD, from the coding sequence ATGAGTAGCAACACAGAATTCGGAAACATTTCATTTGATTTACCAAAAAATCAATCAAATGTAATTAAAGTGATCGGTGTAGGCGGTGGCGGAAGTAACGCTATCAACCACATGTTTCAGCAAGGAATAAAAGGAGTAGACTTTTTTATCTGTAATACAGATTCTCAAGCTTTACAAAATAGTACAGTTCCTAATAAAATTCAATTAGGAGTTTCACTGACGGAAGGTTTGGGCGCAGGCGCGAATCCGGAAGTTGGAGAAAAAGCAGCTTTGGAAAGTATTGAAGACATTAGTACCATGTTGGATACCAATACAAAGATGATTTTTATTACCGCAGGAATGGGCGGTGGAACAGGAACTGGAGCAGCTCCAGTGATTGCAAAACTAGCCAAAGATAAAGATATATTAACCGTTGGTATTGTGACGATTCCTTTTAAGTTTGAAGGAAAAATGCGGAATGCACAAGCGCGTATTGGAGTTGAAAAATTACGTTCGCATGTAGATTCGCTTATTGTAATTAACAACGATAAACTAAGAGAAGTTTACGGAAACTTAGGCTTTAAAGCAGGTTTCTCTAAAGCGGATGAAGTATTGGCAACAGCTTCTAGAGGAATTGCAGAAGTAATAACGCATCATTATACACAAAATATTGACTTGCGCGATGCGAAAACAGTATTGTCTAATAGTGGAACAGCTATCATGGGATCTGCGAATGCTTCTGGTGCAAACCGAGCAAGCGAAGCGATTATGAAAGCGTTAGATTCTCCATTATTGAATGATAATAAAATTGCAGGAGCTAAAAACGTGTTGTTGCTTATCGTTTCTGGTTCAGAAGAAATTACGATTGATGAAATCGGAGAAATTAACGATCACATTCAAACAGAAGCTGGCGGCGGAGCAAACATCATTATGGGTGTTGGTGAAGATGAAACGTTGGAAGATGCAGTTTCGGTAACTATTATTGCTACGGGTTTCGATATTGATCAGCAGGACGAAATCGTGAATACGGAATCTAAAAAAGTGATTCATACATTAGAAGACGAGCAAACTGCTGTTCACAACTTAACACCGAAAACAACTTCTGTGGTAACACCAACTATTCCGCAAAAACCTGTGGGAGACGTTGCGCCAAAAAAGGCGGAAGTAGTTCGTCATACGTTGGTAGATGATAGTGCGACATTGAATTTGATTCCGACTTCGGAAATTATCAAAAATATGTCTGTTATATATGATGAAGTTAAAGCACCAATTGCTCAAGATGACTTCATTATTACGACAATGACAGATAAAATTAATGCGATTGAAGTAAACGATCCAGAATTTGTAGTTGCAGCCGAAATAGAAGAAGAAAATCAGATTACTTTTTCTTTTGATATGCCATTGGCGAAACCTGTTGCAGAGAAAACTCCTGAAAAGGAAGATCTTATTAAGTTTGAATTGACTTCTGAGGATGTAAATGCAATGGAAGTGACAGATCATGTAGAGGTAGTTTCTGTGACAGAAGTTCATGACAAAGGTGTCACACGTTACAGTTTAGATGACTATATGGAGGAAGAACCTGCTGTTGAAAAAAATATTTCAAAAGTAGCTGAAGATGGCATTGTTTTTGAGAAGAAGATAGTCGAAGATTCAATTACAAAAAAAGAAGATTCTGATGAGGGAAATCCATTCAATAGTAGTATTGAAGAAAGCTTAAAAAGTAGAGTGGACGAACGCAGAAGAAAACTAAAAGAATTTAATTATAAATTCAATAATAACGTCTCTCGTATTGACGAAATAGAGAAGCAGCCAGCTTACAAGAGAGCAGGTGTTGAGCTTGATGAAACCAAATCATCAGATAATGCTTCCCGAACCAGTTTGGGTACGGATAGTAATGATGATATGCAATTAAGAAGTAATAATTCTTTTTTGCATGATAACGTTGACTAA
- a CDS encoding four helix bundle protein → MKEIIKNRTKKFASDCWKLCSKFPISREYNAYCNQLIRCSSSVGANYRAACRAKSTADFINKLKIVEEEADESMYFLELFSEITDKEKIEINRLHKEVNEILSIIVSSIKTIRSRTQKS, encoded by the coding sequence ATGAAGGAAATAATAAAAAATAGAACAAAAAAGTTTGCTTCCGATTGTTGGAAGCTATGTTCTAAATTTCCAATATCGAGAGAATACAATGCATATTGTAATCAATTGATAAGATGTTCATCGTCAGTTGGTGCAAATTATAGAGCAGCTTGTAGAGCAAAATCTACTGCTGACTTTATAAATAAATTAAAAATAGTTGAAGAAGAGGCAGATGAGAGTATGTATTTTTTAGAATTATTCTCTGAAATAACAGACAAGGAAAAAATAGAAATAAATAGATTACACAAAGAAGTGAATGAAATTTTATCAATTATAGTTTCTTCTATAAAAACAATAAGAAGTCGAACTCAAAAATCGTAA
- the murD gene encoding UDP-N-acetylmuramoyl-L-alanine--D-glutamate ligase — protein sequence MHKKRLVILGGGESGVGTAILGKQQGYDVFVSDKGEIKDKYKNVLNQFEITWEEKQHTKANIFNADVVMKSPGIPETVSLIKELIAKGISVISEIEFAVQFTDATIVGITGSNGKTTTTLLTHHILKNGELNVGVAGNMGDSFAKQVAEQNYDTYVLELSSFQLDGIVDFKPHIAIITNITPDHLDRYDYKFENYIASKFRIAMNQTSEDYLIYDADDEVLVNWLQKHPVKSKLIPFSLVKKLENGAYIEKQNIILTIHNKTITMPTDSLALEGQHNTKNAMAASAVAKLLNIRKQTIRESMSGFQGVEHRLEKVLKIQNVQYINDSKATNINATYYALESMTTQTVWIVGGVDKGNDYTDLLPLVHEKVKAIICLGVDNSKIIESFGRVADLMVETTSMDEAVQMAHKIAEKGDNVLLSPACASFDLFENYEERGRQFKAAVRNL from the coding sequence GTGCATAAAAAACGATTAGTCATATTAGGAGGCGGAGAAAGTGGCGTTGGAACAGCGATCTTAGGAAAGCAACAAGGCTACGATGTATTTGTTTCTGATAAAGGCGAAATCAAAGACAAATATAAAAACGTTCTGAATCAGTTTGAAATTACTTGGGAAGAAAAGCAACATACGAAAGCTAACATTTTTAATGCGGATGTTGTGATGAAAAGCCCTGGAATTCCAGAAACGGTTTCGCTTATAAAGGAATTAATCGCAAAAGGAATTTCTGTGATTTCTGAAATAGAATTTGCAGTTCAATTTACAGATGCAACAATTGTCGGAATTACGGGAAGTAACGGAAAAACGACGACAACATTATTAACGCATCACATATTAAAGAATGGAGAACTAAATGTTGGAGTTGCAGGAAATATGGGCGACAGTTTTGCCAAGCAAGTTGCGGAACAAAACTATGATACGTATGTGCTGGAATTAAGCAGTTTTCAATTAGATGGAATTGTAGATTTCAAGCCACATATTGCAATCATTACGAACATTACACCAGATCATTTAGATCGGTACGATTACAAATTTGAAAACTATATCGCTTCTAAATTTAGAATTGCGATGAATCAAACATCTGAAGATTACCTCATTTACGATGCAGATGATGAAGTACTAGTAAACTGGTTGCAAAAGCATCCAGTAAAATCAAAATTAATACCATTTTCATTAGTAAAGAAACTAGAAAATGGTGCATACATAGAAAAACAAAACATAATACTAACGATACATAATAAGACAATAACTATGCCGACGGATTCGCTAGCACTAGAAGGACAACACAATACAAAAAACGCAATGGCAGCTTCAGCAGTTGCAAAATTGCTAAATATCAGAAAACAAACCATACGCGAAAGTATGTCAGGATTTCAAGGTGTAGAACATCGTTTGGAAAAAGTATTAAAAATCCAAAATGTACAATACATCAATGATTCTAAAGCGACAAACATCAACGCAACGTATTACGCATTGGAAAGTATGACCACACAAACCGTTTGGATTGTTGGAGGAGTTGACAAAGGAAATGATTACACAGACTTATTGCCGTTAGTTCATGAAAAAGTAAAAGCAATTATTTGCTTAGGAGTTGACAATTCAAAAATCATTGAATCATTCGGAAGAGTAGCAGATTTAATGGTGGAAACCACTTCTATGGATGAAGCGGTACAAATGGCGCACAAAATCGCCGAAAAAGGAGACAACGTATTATTGTCGCCAGCATGTGCAAGTTTTGACTTATTTGAAAACTATGAAGAAAGAGGAAGACAGTTTAAAGCAGCGGTGCGAAACTTGTGA